A genomic segment from Aegilops tauschii subsp. strangulata cultivar AL8/78 chromosome 1, Aet v6.0, whole genome shotgun sequence encodes:
- the LOC109745574 gene encoding EID1-like F-box protein 3, whose translation MSEGTREMRRLRVGSAGGSKASASGGIADELSSGGRGIGARIRGVNVGILDEQVLALVFRALNWDPQALCSVARVSRRLRAVAERVLWRELCVSRAPRMVSALTTGSSASSGRVGGGWPALAKLLLYCCGAAGAGVRGHFAPVSRFSKTSGRSFLSRRCGGDLLYVSDPCEHAAAGAGDDEDVGAYRGVFRGFMRSRTRACLVGGRAPLEPRVRCPYCGARVWSVTAAGLAPRSACRRLGAHEGRLEYFVCVSGHLHGSCWLARLSSSDSDGDGERQRGRGGEDTDSDDDGFTATADGHTEL comes from the coding sequence ATGAGCGAAGGCACGCGGGAGATGAGGCGGCTGCGCGTCGGCAGCGCCGGCGGCAGCAAGGCGAGCGCGAGCGGCGGCATCGCCGACGAGTTGAGCAGCGGGGGGCGCGGCATTGGGGCGCGGATCCGCGGGGTCAACGTGGGGATCCTGGACGAGCAGGTGCTGGCGCTGGTGTTCCGCGCGCTCAACTGGGACCCGCAGGCGCTGTGCTCCGTGGCGCGGGTCAGCCGCCGGCTGCGCGCCGTCGCGGAGCGCGTGCTGTGGCGGGAGCTCTGCGTCTCGCGCGCGCCGCGGATGGTGTCCGCACTCACCACGGGCTCCTCGGCCTCGTCGGGCCGCGTGGGCGGCGGGTGGCCGGCGCTGGCGAAGCTGCTCCTCTACTGCTGCGGCGCGGCCGGGGCGGGCGTGCGGGGCCACTTCGCGCCCGTGTCGCGCTTCTCCAAGACGTCCGGCCGGAGCTTCCTGTCGCGGCGGTGCGGCGGGGACCTGCTGTACGTGTCGGACCCGTGCGAGCAcgcggcggccggcgccggcgacgacgagGACGTGGGCGCCTACCGCGGCGTGTTCCGCGGCTTCATGCGCTCGCGCACGCGCGCATGCCTGGTGGGCGGCCGCGCCCCGCTGGAGCCCCGCGTGCGCTGCCCCTACTGCGGCGCGCGCGTCTGGAGCGTCACGGCCGCCGGCCTCGCGCCCCGCAGCGCGTGCCGCCGCCTCGGCGCGCACGAGGGCCGCCTCGAGTACTTCGTCTGCGTCAGCGGCCACCTCCACGGCAGCTGCTGGCTCGCGCGCCTCTCCTCCAGCGACAGCGATGGCGACGGCGAGCGCCAGCGCGGCCGCGGTGGCGAGGATACCGACTCTGACGACGACGGATTCACTGCCACCGCCGACGGGCACACGGAGCTGTGA
- the LOC109745578 gene encoding uncharacterized protein, with protein sequence MFLGLLNPHVPHGKLLAVVLVAASTSIAAAASSPSEQAGSSQKSFNCMPCSMTYVSDAYPGALTPPLAQHNNLADVPHSSDLCKGLTNDLDVPVLLESHRQLVGEGSHRRLVYSMKFGSSKDTLVKFLDGYDANLVIIESLPSGVFVDPFELHHFVERKVFLDVAVFGDKNLELPSALSNRSAVEIHFDLKPSTSMNCNLVMELPLHARYPPLDASGYATVEFGSPDLLLRYRRKVTHPDSCLWVLQNFDATPVEKAAWYMPCGDEAHTGFVSSLAFISALVCSMSIVLAASLVS encoded by the exons ATGTTTCTAGGTCTGCTGAATCCGCATGTCCCACATGGAAAATTGCTAGCTGTGGTGCTTGTGGCCGCTTCGACCTCCATTGCTGCCGCTGCTTCGTCGCCGAGTGAGCAG GCAGGGAGCAGCCAGAAATCTTTCAATTGCATGCCCTGCTCTATGACATACGTTTCTGATGCATATCCCGGCGCCTTGACGCCACCGCTTGCTCAACATAATAACTTAGCTGACGTACCTCATTCGTCTGACTTGTGCAAAGGACTTACTAATGACCTTGATGTGCCTGTGCTTTTGGAATCGCACCGGCAACTTGTTGGTGAAGGTTCCCACCGCCGTCTTGTCTATTCCATGAAATTTGGTAGCAGCAAAGATACTTTGGTAAAATTCCTTGATGGCTATGATGCGAATCTTGTGATAATTGAGAGCCTCCCTAGTGGGGTCTTTGTTGACCCATTTGAGCTACATCATTTTGTTGAACGAAAAG TTTTTCTTGATGTTGCTGTTTTTGGAGACAAAAACCTGGAACTACCCTCAGCTCTGTCCAACCGGTCAGCTGTTGAGATTCATTTTGATCTCAAGCCAAGCACATCAATGAACTGTAACCTTGTGATGGAGCTTCCTCTCCATGCTAGATACCCA CCTCTCGACGCCAGCGGTTATGCAACGGTCGAGTTCGGCAGCCCTGACCTGCTCCTCCGTTACAGAAGAAAGGTGACCCATCCTGATTCCTGCCTGTGGGTCCTCCAGAATTTCGACGCCACACCTGTGGAGAAAGCCGCGTGGTACATGCCTTGTGGCGACGAAGCGCACACAGGATTTGTCTCTAGCCTCGCTTTCATTTCGGCTCTGGTTTGCTCCATGTCCATAGTCCTGGCAGCCTCCCTGGTTTCTTGA